A stretch of DNA from Schistocerca americana isolate TAMUIC-IGC-003095 chromosome 3, iqSchAmer2.1, whole genome shotgun sequence:
ACTGTCATAATACGGATCTCGAATTATTCTTTCTCCCTTTGGGTCAAAAGCACCTACGAGGTGTAACTGAGCTTTACTGCCTGCTGGTGCCTGATGTTTTAGGTTCTCCATGTTCTCGTCATCCATTCCAAATATATAATCAAACTGACTGAAGTCATCCTTTCGAATCTGCCTAACGGTATGTTTATAATCAATACCATTGGCCTCCAAAGTACTCCGAGCCCTTTTGTCCGGACCCTTACCCACATGCCAGGGCCCAATAGCAGCACTGTCAACAATCCATTTATCCGTAAGGCctctttgctttaaaagattaagaaaCACAGCTTCTGCGATTGGTGATCTGCAAATATTCCCAAGACAAATAAAAAGTACAGCTTTCTTTTCGCTGCTCATTTTACGTGTTTCAATGTTCAATGTAACCGCAATTCCCAAACTAGCAAACACAATATCCCAACACTCGATCAAagatgttaaaataaattttctaaCCAGGGTTGTGATATCCAGACAGCGCGATTCTCGTACCAACCTCATGAAATTCTCGTATTTTAGTAAAAATTCTCgtatgttttgaaaattttttattcgtACAGCTTTACAAAACcttatttacaaatgaataaaactatgaacaagaatttgtaattatgaaacaaattcgatgtctacatcttcttcttcctgtttcgtTTTATAAAGAGTGTCCGACGTCATTTTCTCGTACATTTCGTGTGTTGGCTTAAAAGTTACACATGTTCCGTTGTTTACTGGTCGTTATTTAATGTATTCAGAGGCAAGAAGTGCTCCATTCAGTGTACTGGTTTGGAGTCtgttcctgattttggttttcatgAGGTTTACCTGAAGTTGAACATGAAACTTCAATAACCTGACAAGTATGAAATCATATTATTAACTAGTTATTAGCTTCATTGCTTTACATACCTCAGAAAAGACTCTTTCGCAGTCTGCATTTGAATGGGGTAAACTCAAAATTGAGAGAGCAAAACCGCTCAGTTGCTTAAATTCTTCAGATTCGTTATTTAATATATTCCACATTTTATCCGgtaattgttccttttgtagtgaGTCTGGGAGATAAGCCGAAACCAGAGGGAGTCGCCTCCACTGGTCATCTGTAGTTTGTGCTAAATCGAGATCTGAGGGAGGAATTATACATGGCAACAGTTCCATTAAAGGCATGAGTGAAGGTGTTGTATTTCGGAAACTTTGTGACAGGGCATTTGTAGGTTTGAGTGCCGCTAGTTTGGACAGCACTTAATCTTCCATATCATACCGTAATTTGATCTGGCACGAAGCTGTCTGTAATATTTGAGAATTAATAGCTCTCATTAGGTATGCCACACATAAACCCACAAATGTatagaaaacaataaaacacaaattatatatgaTTTCAGGCAAACGAGGTGTACTCACCACAAGAAAGTTCCTTATCCTTGATAAAATGTAGGTGATTCTTTACCTCTGGTGTGTCAACGTTCTTCAGAATTGTCACACCCAAATACAGTTGTGAATCTTCCAAATGATGAGCTGCATTTTTTGGGTCAACATCACTGAGATTTTTTCCCATGACATAAGTGCGTTTCATGAAATACCAAAGTATTTCTGTATAGAGAGCTCTAATCTTGTCATGAAGGTCAACAATTACTACTGCTTTAGACTGGGAATACTCGTTGAAAGTAGTAAATTTTGGTAGAATCCACTCTAAGAACATACAATAATTTTTGGAAAGGAgtcatgtaaacagttaaaaacttgTTCAGCACTTAGAACTCGCTCAGAAAGCCATTTTTGGTTAGAAAACAGCATTAGAGCATcccagttttccagcactgtcctaACAACCGCGATCATTGACAGCCAACGTGCCTGTGAAGGATGTAGTAATTTGTGTGCTTCCAAGTTTAAAAATacctggaataaaacataatgtttAGCCTATTTCCACACGATCGGACGTAAAATAAAGTCTATGAGATATAAAATGCTACAATACCTGAAATTCCTTGAACTCTGCCTGCCTCTTCACACTGAGATTGAAAAAACCACAAATATTCCTCGCGAGCTCATCACAAGCGCGCATATATGCACCGAATGACAAACACACTTCATTACAAAAATTCCCGGGCAGCTATCTCGGAATCTGCTTGCTACAGAATTACGAACTCCCATCATAGTGTTGCAACCATCTGCTCCAAAGCCAATAATATTGGCAAATGGaatgttatgctgttgaaacatttttACTACACCATTGTAGAGATT
This window harbors:
- the LOC124606716 gene encoding low molecular weight phosphotyrosine protein phosphatase 1-like; the protein is MSSEKKAVLFICLGNICRSPIAEAVFLNLLKQRGLTDKWIVDSAAIGPWHVGKGPDKRARSTLEANGIDYKHTVRQIRKDDFSQFDYIFGMDDENMENLKHQAPAGSKAQLHLVGAFDPKGERIIRDPYYDSDDKGFHKCYEQCVRSLTAFLDQQSK